The Neobacillus sp. OS1-2 genome includes a window with the following:
- a CDS encoding DUF3055 domain-containing protein: MSERYYLYDDTEDTKTRFISFVGENQRFDLAIVQTNRHYGKSLVLDMQGNRFAIIGPDDLEEEGYLEFAFQLNEEDAEELRSFLTEII, encoded by the coding sequence ATGTCAGAACGCTATTATTTATACGATGATACAGAGGATACAAAAACAAGATTTATCAGCTTTGTTGGTGAAAACCAGCGCTTTGATTTAGCCATTGTTCAAACTAACCGCCATTACGGGAAGAGTCTTGTTCTAGATATGCAGGGCAATCGCTTTGCGATCATTGGACCGGATGATCTTGAGGAAGAGGGTTATTTAGAATTTGCCTTTCAATTAAACGAGGAAGATGCTGAGGAACTACGATCGTTCTTAACTGAAATCATCTAA
- a CDS encoding DUF1805 domain-containing protein → MIELSPIEIDGHTFLAVTVLLPKTTLLTVSNDKGYIMCGALDVSLLNEKLKDRKIIAGRAVGVRTIEQLLNAPLESVTLEAEELGIHQGMIGKDALLKMV, encoded by the coding sequence TTGATTGAACTTTCACCAATTGAAATTGACGGCCATACTTTTTTGGCTGTTACCGTGTTACTTCCTAAAACCACCCTTTTAACGGTATCAAATGATAAAGGATATATTATGTGCGGTGCTTTAGATGTTAGCCTATTAAATGAAAAATTAAAGGATCGCAAAATCATTGCTGGCCGTGCCGTCGGAGTCAGAACGATAGAACAACTCCTAAATGCCCCATTAGAATCAGTCACGTTAGAGGCAGAGGAATTAGGGATTCATCAAGGCATGATTGGTAAAGATGCCTTGTTGAAAATGGTGTAA
- a CDS encoding M23 family metallopeptidase: MLLTSPLSVRDAHAKEAPDPYLERMKLYKKVETVTQIPWYYLAAIDQYERSIRFARRDLPKPESTISIYFRPEQWAGLTNPNPSEENPAIIQFFNGIGVDGDGDGKASLKNDEDVLYAFAHYLLSYGVDQDNIKIGLWNYYHRDKSVRIITGKAKIYRQFGRLDLDKQVFPVPLYSNHSYRSTWGDARGWGGRRIHEGTDIFAGYGVPVRATSYGIIEMKGWNKFGGWRIGIRDINNTYHYFAHLSGFAKDLKVGQVVEPGLVIGGVGSSGYGPPGTSGKFPPHLHYGMYKDNGISEWSFDPYPHLAKWKRLERMNMKRK, encoded by the coding sequence ATATTACTTACCTCACCATTGTCTGTCAGGGATGCTCATGCTAAAGAAGCCCCCGATCCCTATCTGGAAAGAATGAAGCTATATAAAAAAGTGGAAACAGTAACCCAAATTCCTTGGTACTATTTAGCGGCTATCGATCAATATGAAAGAAGTATCCGTTTTGCTCGCCGCGATTTACCAAAACCGGAAAGTACCATTTCCATTTATTTTAGGCCAGAACAATGGGCGGGTTTAACGAATCCTAATCCTTCTGAAGAAAATCCAGCCATCATTCAGTTTTTTAATGGGATCGGTGTTGATGGGGATGGGGATGGAAAAGCGAGTTTAAAAAATGATGAGGATGTTTTATATGCGTTCGCCCATTATCTTCTTTCATACGGGGTGGACCAGGATAATATTAAAATCGGTTTATGGAATTACTATCATCGCGATAAATCAGTACGTATTATCACAGGAAAAGCTAAAATTTATCGCCAGTTTGGCAGGCTTGATTTAGATAAACAGGTCTTTCCCGTGCCGCTTTATAGCAATCACAGCTATCGCAGTACCTGGGGCGATGCCCGCGGCTGGGGCGGTAGAAGAATCCATGAAGGGACCGATATCTTTGCAGGCTACGGGGTACCCGTACGTGCCACCAGCTATGGGATTATTGAAATGAAAGGCTGGAATAAGTTTGGCGGCTGGAGAATTGGGATCCGTGACATTAATAATACGTATCATTACTTTGCACATTTGAGCGGGTTTGCCAAGGATTTAAAGGTTGGCCAAGTGGTTGAGCCGGGATTGGTCATTGGCGGTGTTGGCAGCTCTGGATATGGCCCTCCAGGAACATCCGGTAAATTCCCTCCACATCTACATTACGGAATGTATAAGGACAATGGGATCAGCGAATGGTCATTCGATCCTTATCCACATTTAGCTAAATGGAAGCGGCTTGAGCGGATGAATATGAAACGGAAATAG
- a CDS encoding TIGR01457 family HAD-type hydrolase produces MKKYKGYLIDLDGTMYKGTERIEAASDFVKKLRDQGIPYLFVTNNSSRTPLQVVEKLKDFDIPAEEKLVFTTSQATANYIYERKNDATVYVIGEEGVRTAIEEKGLQFAGVDADYVVVGIDREISYEKLAVACLAVRNGATFISTNGDIAIPTERGLLPGNGSLTSVITVSTQTKPIFIGKPESIIMEQALKVLGTAKEDTLMVGDYYDTDILAGMNAGLDTLLVHTGVTTKELLAGYDRMPTYSIDSLDEWEI; encoded by the coding sequence TTGAAAAAATATAAAGGCTATTTAATTGATCTAGATGGAACGATGTATAAAGGAACAGAGCGGATTGAAGCGGCATCTGACTTTGTTAAAAAGCTACGGGATCAAGGAATCCCTTACTTATTTGTGACCAATAATTCATCAAGAACCCCGCTACAGGTGGTTGAAAAGCTTAAAGACTTTGATATTCCCGCAGAGGAAAAACTGGTTTTTACAACGAGCCAGGCAACAGCTAATTATATTTATGAACGGAAGAATGATGCTACTGTTTATGTAATTGGCGAAGAGGGGGTTCGAACAGCGATTGAAGAGAAGGGATTGCAATTTGCTGGCGTCGATGCTGACTATGTCGTGGTCGGGATTGACCGTGAAATTAGCTATGAAAAATTAGCGGTTGCATGCCTGGCTGTCCGCAATGGGGCGACGTTTATTTCCACAAATGGTGATATCGCTATTCCTACCGAAAGAGGACTCTTGCCTGGTAACGGATCACTGACATCGGTCATCACTGTTTCTACCCAAACAAAGCCGATTTTCATTGGTAAGCCGGAATCGATTATTATGGAACAGGCATTAAAGGTGTTAGGAACGGCTAAAGAGGACACGTTAATGGTCGGTGATTATTATGATACCGATATTCTAGCGGGAATGAATGCTGGTTTGGATACTTTATTGGTTCATACGGGTGTCACGACAAAAGAATTGCTGGCCGGTTACGACCGGATGCCGACGTATTCGATTGATTCATTAGATGAGTGGGAAATATGA
- a CDS encoding cytosolic protein, with protein MGTKDSENYTELSNVEKQHNYLTAQEFPEGPFGSPIRKDEPVQNKSTPWEEGQRRYSAYNWEFKSLHQDKPRQMEGSHPPHDDPDTDIQEPYSEA; from the coding sequence ATGGGAACTAAAGACTCTGAAAACTATACGGAATTATCGAATGTGGAAAAACAACATAATTACCTTACAGCACAAGAATTTCCTGAAGGCCCGTTCGGTTCACCCATCAGGAAAGATGAACCAGTGCAAAATAAGAGTACACCTTGGGAAGAAGGCCAGCGAAGATACAGCGCCTATAATTGGGAGTTTAAATCACTGCACCAGGATAAGCCACGGCAAATGGAGGGTTCGCATCCGCCTCATGATGATCCGGATACAGATATACAGGAACCATATTCAGAGGCGTAG
- a CDS encoding YhcN/YlaJ family sporulation lipoprotein produces the protein MKKLILIAGLCAITALTGCSKDNANQDIYEESGNTINVNNKRHELYNEGASRGIRNVSNNYGFVRHQKSPVMNDNTANNHYAALDREQVANIISKYSTSIPHVNDVATLVTDQEVLIAYDTDSKDRNLTADQVKQTAMSVVPRYYHVYITDNKVLMRDVENLANTDSNGKNARNLVTGLITQMKKSPQGTRVNPSEDENGLTPDDHTTNRTNR, from the coding sequence TTGAAAAAACTGATTTTAATCGCCGGATTGTGTGCAATCACCGCACTAACCGGATGTTCAAAGGATAATGCAAACCAAGATATTTATGAAGAAAGCGGCAACACCATTAACGTTAATAATAAAAGACATGAGCTCTACAACGAAGGTGCAAGTCGGGGGATTCGTAATGTCAGCAACAATTATGGCTTTGTCCGCCATCAAAAGAGTCCTGTGATGAATGATAATACGGCAAACAATCATTATGCTGCATTGGACCGAGAGCAAGTCGCTAACATTATAAGCAAGTACAGTACGTCTATTCCCCATGTCAATGACGTGGCAACACTTGTCACAGACCAAGAAGTGTTAATTGCCTATGATACCGATTCAAAGGATCGCAACCTAACAGCCGACCAGGTAAAACAGACCGCTATGTCAGTTGTACCTAGATATTACCACGTTTATATCACAGATAATAAAGTATTGATGCGTGATGTCGAAAATCTGGCTAATACCGATTCAAACGGTAAGAATGCCCGCAATTTAGTCACTGGGCTCATTACGCAAATGAAAAAGTCTCCACAAGGTACGAGGGTAAATCCGAGTGAAGATGAAAATGGTCTGACACCGGATGATCATACCACTAATCGGACAAATCGCTAA
- the yutH gene encoding spore coat putative kinase YutH, whose product MLQKMLENQYGITVEEYVKLDAYDALRGNGWLYLISSPTGKEEADITELEKIAEHLRNYGDQHVPIFLPSKEGQLITTWEQNKYCVLANRQMEEQRKMKLGRKLAKFHERGRRVPFQIERSSRIGEWKALWERRLEQMEGVWNGLLFQTPEDEFERMFIDSFPYYLGLTENAIQYLVDTEIDDEPLETDSGTVCHERFTHKTWGPHNQYTIKNPFDWVFDHRSRDLAEWTRERYFRNIQTYDVELRQFFEEYQSISPLSSFSWRLLYSRLVFPLHYFDCVESYYITRSEQEKKVLEERLSKILRQSSEYERFLAGFFQLSGAPVKQLNLPQLEWLFG is encoded by the coding sequence ATGCTTCAAAAAATGCTTGAAAACCAATATGGGATCACAGTAGAAGAGTATGTAAAATTAGATGCTTATGACGCACTGAGAGGCAATGGCTGGCTGTATTTAATTTCAAGCCCGACAGGTAAGGAAGAGGCTGATATTACCGAGCTTGAAAAAATTGCGGAGCATTTACGAAATTATGGTGACCAACATGTTCCGATCTTTTTGCCGTCAAAGGAAGGACAGCTAATTACAACCTGGGAACAAAATAAGTACTGCGTATTAGCTAACCGGCAGATGGAAGAGCAAAGGAAAATGAAATTGGGACGGAAGCTGGCTAAATTCCATGAGCGGGGCCGAAGGGTTCCTTTCCAAATAGAACGTTCAAGCAGGATTGGGGAATGGAAGGCTTTATGGGAAAGGCGCCTGGAGCAAATGGAGGGAGTTTGGAATGGCCTCCTCTTTCAAACACCTGAAGATGAGTTTGAACGGATGTTTATTGACTCTTTTCCCTATTACCTTGGACTAACAGAAAATGCGATTCAATATTTAGTTGACACGGAGATTGATGATGAACCGTTAGAAACGGATAGCGGGACCGTTTGTCATGAACGTTTTACCCATAAAACATGGGGGCCCCATAATCAATACACGATTAAAAATCCGTTTGACTGGGTTTTTGACCATCGAAGCCGTGATTTGGCTGAGTGGACAAGGGAGAGGTATTTTCGCAATATCCAAACGTACGATGTAGAATTAAGGCAGTTTTTCGAGGAGTACCAAAGCATCTCACCATTATCGTCCTTTTCATGGCGGTTACTCTATTCACGACTTGTTTTTCCACTGCATTATTTTGATTGCGTTGAGAGCTATTATATCACCCGTTCTGAACAGGAAAAAAAGGTGTTGGAGGAAAGGTTAAGTAAGATTTTACGGCAATCAAGTGAATATGAGCGGTTCTTGGCCGGATTCTTTCAACTCTCGGGTGCGCCGGTTAAACAGTTGAATTTGCCACAGCTGGAGTGGCTTTTTGGTTAA
- a CDS encoding bifunctional UDP-sugar hydrolase/5'-nucleotidase translates to METIHLYHTNDLHSHLEHWPRIQQFLNQKNALHLQQEEDVFLFDIGDFLDRWHPLTEATKGQGNITLLNDAHYTAVTIGNNEGVNLPYEDLDQLYDDAAFDVLVANLYKKDGLYPEWVKPYRIYQTKKGTRIGVIGLTAPFPQLYELLGWKLTEPLPELKKWLTPLKEEADFIILLSHLGKNEDARIAMEFPEIDVILGAHTHHFFEKGMQVGDTLLGAAGKYGYYVGEVLITLNDQKTVTNKEAILYDFIDLPMIKNEQEQILSFINKGKEMLNKPVATLREPLVHDSFRETNFSKLLSQTLREWCNADCAMINAGLLLGTLAGEVTNYDLLEVCPHPINPCVVELTGLELQTVLFQTRDETLPHKQIKGLGFRGTVLGVFVYDGIRFEKNTVFVNGSEIVYGKTYTLALPDMFTFGHFFKEVLPHKQKHYFLPEFLRDLIKWKLQPPSSPYA, encoded by the coding sequence ATGGAAACAATCCATCTTTATCATACAAATGATCTCCATAGTCACTTAGAACATTGGCCGCGAATACAACAATTTTTAAACCAAAAGAATGCCCTTCACCTACAACAAGAAGAGGATGTTTTTCTGTTTGATATCGGTGATTTTCTTGATCGCTGGCATCCGTTAACAGAGGCAACAAAAGGACAGGGAAACATTACCCTATTAAATGATGCCCATTATACGGCGGTTACGATTGGAAACAATGAGGGGGTTAACCTCCCATATGAAGATTTAGACCAGCTATACGATGATGCTGCTTTTGATGTACTGGTTGCTAACCTGTATAAAAAAGATGGTCTCTATCCGGAGTGGGTAAAACCATATAGGATTTATCAGACAAAAAAGGGAACGCGAATCGGTGTAATTGGACTCACGGCCCCGTTTCCCCAACTATACGAATTGCTTGGCTGGAAGTTGACAGAACCGCTACCAGAGCTGAAAAAATGGCTCACACCATTAAAAGAGGAAGCAGATTTCATCATCTTACTGTCCCATCTTGGTAAAAATGAGGATGCCCGGATTGCGATGGAGTTTCCGGAAATCGATGTGATTTTAGGTGCCCATACGCACCACTTTTTCGAAAAAGGAATGCAAGTGGGTGATACCCTGCTTGGTGCTGCGGGAAAGTATGGTTACTATGTTGGTGAGGTCCTGATCACTCTGAATGACCAAAAAACGGTTACGAATAAGGAAGCTATTCTATATGACTTTATTGACCTCCCCATGATAAAAAACGAACAGGAACAAATCCTTTCTTTTATAAACAAAGGGAAAGAAATGTTAAACAAACCGGTTGCAACACTTCGTGAGCCATTGGTTCATGACTCTTTTCGTGAAACAAATTTTTCAAAATTGCTTTCCCAGACACTGAGGGAGTGGTGCAATGCCGATTGTGCCATGATCAATGCTGGGCTCTTGCTTGGAACATTAGCTGGTGAGGTCACTAACTATGATTTACTAGAGGTTTGTCCACATCCGATTAATCCGTGTGTGGTGGAATTGACGGGGCTGGAATTACAAACCGTACTTTTCCAAACAAGAGACGAGACATTACCACATAAACAAATTAAAGGCCTTGGTTTTAGAGGAACCGTTTTAGGCGTGTTTGTTTATGATGGCATTCGTTTCGAAAAGAATACCGTTTTTGTGAATGGCAGTGAAATTGTGTATGGGAAAACCTATACGTTAGCCCTGCCGGATATGTTTACCTTTGGTCATTTTTTCAAAGAAGTATTACCTCACAAGCAGAAGCACTATTTTCTGCCGGAATTTTTACGGGATTTAATAAAATGGAAGCTTCAGCCGCCTTCAAGCCCATACGCTTAG
- the yunB gene encoding sporulation protein YunB, translating to MAKFRGRRFFKRGPLPFRYVMLLTLVFFLFSTATGLVLVNKGLEPTLMRYAETETRNIASLVINRAITKRTTNVGDNNEVIKITESSDGKKQNAELNTDLINRVLAETTAQIQRNLKTAKKGDIALLESDVEIETENTGKEDGIVWYVPLGQATNISLLGNIGPKIPVKFHAIGEVEPDVHIVPKEMGINSVWIQVSVEIEVSVQIITPFATKITKLKQSIPVGGRLVEGEVPQFYNSGGGITPSIQLPEKKSETKKSEN from the coding sequence TTGGCAAAGTTTAGAGGGCGGCGGTTTTTCAAACGGGGACCTTTGCCATTCCGCTATGTGATGCTCCTGACATTGGTCTTTTTCCTTTTCTCCACAGCAACCGGTTTGGTGCTTGTAAACAAAGGATTAGAACCGACACTGATGAGATATGCTGAAACGGAAACACGGAATATCGCTTCTCTTGTTATTAATAGAGCCATTACCAAACGGACAACCAATGTAGGAGATAATAATGAGGTTATAAAAATAACGGAAAGCAGTGATGGAAAAAAACAAAACGCCGAATTGAATACAGATTTAATCAATCGGGTATTGGCAGAAACCACTGCCCAAATTCAAAGGAATTTGAAAACAGCAAAGAAGGGGGATATAGCATTATTAGAATCAGATGTAGAGATTGAAACAGAAAATACCGGAAAAGAAGATGGGATTGTTTGGTATGTGCCATTAGGCCAGGCCACCAATATTTCATTACTAGGGAATATTGGGCCAAAAATTCCGGTGAAATTCCATGCGATTGGTGAAGTCGAGCCGGATGTCCATATTGTACCTAAAGAAATGGGCATTAATAGTGTCTGGATTCAAGTCTCTGTTGAAATCGAAGTGTCTGTTCAAATTATCACTCCATTTGCAACAAAAATTACCAAGTTAAAACAAAGTATTCCGGTTGGTGGCCGATTAGTGGAAGGGGAAGTTCCACAATTCTATAACAGTGGTGGCGGGATCACACCATCCATACAACTTCCAGAAAAGAAATCAGAAACAAAAAAATCAGAGAATTAA
- a CDS encoding phosphatidylglycerophosphatase A — protein sequence MADDKKVDLSEETARRWLKERGVEIQDMADLVFFLQEKYHKNLKMEDCIANVERVLSKREVQNAILTGIQLDMLAEKGLLEEPLQSIIGTDESLYGVDEILAFSIVNVYGSIGFTNYGYIDKLKPGILAHLNDKSTGECHTFLDDIVGAIAAAASSRLAHRAARAEKEK from the coding sequence ATGGCAGACGACAAAAAAGTGGACCTATCCGAAGAAACCGCACGCAGATGGCTAAAGGAACGTGGCGTTGAAATCCAGGATATGGCCGATTTAGTCTTCTTTTTACAGGAAAAATATCACAAGAATTTAAAAATGGAAGATTGCATCGCGAACGTGGAACGTGTCCTTTCGAAACGTGAGGTTCAAAATGCCATCCTAACAGGGATCCAGCTTGATATGCTCGCTGAAAAAGGGTTGCTGGAAGAGCCTTTGCAATCCATCATCGGAACAGATGAAAGTCTCTACGGAGTCGACGAAATCTTGGCCTTTTCGATTGTGAATGTATATGGTTCCATTGGATTCACCAATTATGGATACATCGATAAACTAAAGCCGGGGATTTTAGCGCATTTAAATGATAAATCAACAGGGGAATGCCATACCTTTTTAGATGATATTGTTGGGGCGATTGCCGCTGCCGCTTCAAGCAGACTTGCACATAGGGCAGCTAGGGCTGAAAAAGAAAAATAG
- a CDS encoding sulfite exporter TauE/SafE family protein, whose translation MEWIILVLVGLLASSLGSLIGMGGGIIVVPALLYLATLSTFSHLTPQVVVGTSLFTMIFTGLSSTLAYMKHKTVDYKSGLIFLIGSGPGSILGAWVTEKLDLHSFNIYFGVFILFVSIVMVVKDKLRPLPYRKDKGIVRSFTDNSGKTFEYGFSPITAIIISFIVGFLSGIFGIGGGSLMVPTMILLFFFPPHVATATSMFMILPTAILSSITHITLGNVNWLYALALIPGAWIGAKVGVLLNSKLKSKTIVLIIRIILVVVAVRLIYQGITG comes from the coding sequence ATGGAATGGATTATATTAGTTTTAGTCGGGCTGCTTGCGAGCTCATTAGGGTCGTTGATCGGCATGGGGGGAGGCATCATTGTTGTTCCTGCCTTGCTATACTTAGCAACATTATCAACATTTAGCCACCTCACACCACAGGTCGTTGTGGGGACCTCCCTATTTACGATGATTTTTACCGGGCTATCTTCGACGTTAGCCTATATGAAACACAAAACAGTGGATTATAAAAGTGGTTTGATCTTTCTGATCGGCAGTGGACCGGGTAGCATCCTTGGTGCCTGGGTAACGGAAAAATTAGATTTACACTCGTTCAATATTTACTTTGGTGTCTTTATTCTTTTTGTTTCCATTGTTATGGTGGTCAAAGACAAATTAAGGCCGCTTCCGTACAGAAAAGATAAGGGTATTGTTCGCAGCTTTACTGACAATAGCGGCAAGACCTTCGAATATGGTTTTAGTCCAATCACTGCCATCATCATTTCCTTCATTGTTGGATTTTTATCAGGAATTTTTGGGATCGGCGGCGGCTCGCTAATGGTACCCACAATGATTTTACTGTTTTTCTTTCCACCGCATGTGGCAACGGCGACATCCATGTTTATGATTTTACCGACGGCCATCCTTAGCTCGATCACCCATATTACTTTGGGAAATGTGAATTGGCTTTATGCGCTGGCATTAATACCTGGCGCTTGGATTGGTGCAAAGGTAGGCGTATTATTAAATTCAAAACTAAAGAGCAAAACGATTGTCCTGATTATCAGAATCATCCTTGTTGTGGTCGCTGTCCGGTTGATTTATCAAGGGATTACAGGGTAA
- a CDS encoding DUF86 domain-containing protein produces the protein MYFVDREKIEATLHYLEKLINLFHGQKNWSTPLELAALERLCQMMLEAVLDVGNAMIDGFIMRDPGSYEDIIDILIDEKVITAETGAHFKILIHYRKMLVQDYIEIDHRDLQEQFSKYLPELAGFSANVRDYLINELGPVSAFKN, from the coding sequence ATGTATTTTGTTGACAGGGAAAAAATTGAAGCGACATTGCACTATTTAGAAAAGCTAATTAATCTCTTTCACGGCCAAAAGAACTGGTCTACACCGCTAGAACTGGCAGCATTAGAGCGCTTATGCCAAATGATGCTTGAAGCAGTGCTGGATGTTGGAAATGCCATGATTGATGGTTTTATTATGCGGGACCCGGGTAGTTATGAAGATATTATTGACATTTTAATCGATGAGAAAGTAATCACAGCTGAAACAGGCGCCCATTTTAAAATTCTCATTCACTATCGAAAGATGCTTGTCCAGGATTACATTGAAATTGATCATCGCGACCTTCAGGAACAATTTTCAAAGTACCTGCCAGAATTAGCGGGTTTTTCAGCAAATGTCCGCGATTATCTCATAAATGAATTAGGGCCGGTTTCAGCGTTTAAAAATTGA
- a CDS encoding YutD family protein translates to MIVINNTAYEILQEYRNGYNEEAFKARYSDILTRYDYIIGDWGYGQLRLKGFFDDQNQKATFDTKISTLNEYLYEYCNFGCAYFVLKKVKK, encoded by the coding sequence ATGATTGTTATCAACAATACGGCATATGAAATTTTGCAGGAATATCGAAATGGATATAACGAAGAAGCCTTTAAAGCCAGGTATAGTGATATTTTAACGAGGTATGATTATATTATTGGTGATTGGGGCTATGGGCAGCTGCGCCTAAAGGGTTTTTTCGACGATCAAAACCAAAAAGCTACATTTGATACAAAAATTAGCACACTAAATGAGTACCTATATGAATACTGCAATTTTGGCTGTGCGTATTTTGTACTAAAAAAGGTAAAAAAATAA
- the lipA gene encoding lipoyl synthase, whose protein sequence is MSKNEEILRKPEWLKIKLNTNETYTGLKKMMREKNLHTVCEEARCPNIHECWAERRTATFMILGDTCTRACRFCAVKTGLPTELDWQEPERVADSVQLMNLKHVVVTAVARDDLKDGGAAVFAETVRAIRRKNPFTSIEVLPSDMGGKEENLKMLMDAKPDILNHNIETTRRLTPRVRARAKYDRSLEFLRRAKEMEPSIPTKSSLMIGLGETKEEILEVMDDLRANNVDIMTIGQYLQPSRSHLKVEKYYSPDEFAEFQQIAMSKGFSHCQAGPLVRSSYHADEQVNAAAKHKQLLGEKEAKEA, encoded by the coding sequence ATGAGCAAAAATGAAGAAATTTTACGTAAGCCGGAGTGGCTGAAAATAAAGTTGAACACGAATGAGACGTATACGGGCTTAAAGAAAATGATGCGGGAGAAAAATCTTCATACGGTTTGTGAGGAGGCCCGCTGCCCAAATATTCACGAATGCTGGGCTGAAAGACGTACCGCAACCTTTATGATTCTTGGAGATACCTGCACGCGCGCTTGCCGCTTCTGTGCGGTAAAAACAGGACTGCCTACAGAACTTGATTGGCAAGAGCCAGAAAGAGTGGCTGACTCTGTTCAATTGATGAACCTAAAACATGTCGTCGTGACAGCAGTAGCTCGTGATGATTTAAAAGACGGCGGTGCTGCGGTGTTTGCCGAAACAGTACGTGCGATTCGCCGGAAAAATCCGTTTACTAGCATTGAGGTACTTCCTTCAGATATGGGCGGTAAAGAAGAAAATTTAAAAATGTTGATGGATGCAAAGCCAGATATCTTGAATCATAATATTGAAACGACAAGACGATTAACCCCAAGAGTCAGAGCACGTGCGAAATATGATCGTTCACTTGAGTTTCTCCGTCGTGCGAAGGAAATGGAGCCAAGCATTCCCACTAAATCAAGCTTAATGATCGGCCTTGGTGAAACAAAAGAAGAAATTTTGGAAGTAATGGATGATTTACGGGCTAACAATGTGGATATTATGACGATTGGTCAATACCTACAACCTTCAAGAAGTCATTTAAAGGTAGAAAAATACTATAGTCCTGATGAATTTGCAGAATTCCAGCAAATTGCGATGAGTAAAGGCTTTAGCCACTGTCAAGCAGGCCCGCTTGTTCGCTCATCTTATCATGCCGATGAACAAGTTAATGCTGCAGCAAAGCACAAGCAACTTCTTGGCGAAAAAGAAGCAAAAGAAGCGTAA